The Pseudomonadota bacterium genome includes a region encoding these proteins:
- a CDS encoding NADH:flavin oxidoreductase/NADH oxidase family protein: MHPFNQPLQLPCGTTIPNRLAKAAMTEGLAEPDGGAGARIARLYATWARGGAGVLITGNIMVDGRYRERPANIVVDGDPSDGRRKGLAAFAAAARQGGGVALAQISHAGRQSPKTIAVEPVGPSAVALGLPGGLFGTPRALTTAEIRDVIERFAHSAGTLCECGFDGVQVHAAHGYLISEFLNPLANRRGDEWGGSLENRARLLIEIVRAVRRRIGGGRVLAVKLNSSDFQKGGFSFADCLRVVGWLEDEGIDLLEISGGNYEQPRMMGFSGLEPVFEEDVRESTRAREAYFMGYAEAIIGRSKLPVMVTGGFRTRRAMTAALEQGVGVIGLARPLCVSPDAPGQLLSGSIDDLPAPEKSFRLGPGWLGPRSRSDLVKAANGFAAMAFFYRNILRMADGRQPRRRMNLWAALIAHQLRERADARSHRLKVEPQQERESH; encoded by the coding sequence ATGCACCCGTTCAACCAGCCATTGCAGCTGCCCTGCGGAACGACAATACCCAATCGACTGGCAAAGGCGGCCATGACCGAGGGTCTGGCCGAGCCGGACGGCGGGGCCGGCGCGCGCATCGCCCGGCTCTACGCGACCTGGGCACGGGGCGGGGCCGGTGTACTGATCACCGGCAACATCATGGTCGACGGGCGCTACCGCGAGCGGCCGGCCAATATTGTCGTCGACGGCGACCCGAGCGACGGCCGGCGTAAAGGACTCGCAGCGTTCGCGGCCGCCGCGCGCCAGGGCGGCGGGGTGGCGCTGGCCCAGATCTCCCATGCCGGCCGGCAGTCCCCGAAGACCATCGCCGTCGAACCGGTCGGTCCCTCGGCCGTCGCCCTGGGCCTGCCCGGCGGCCTGTTCGGCACCCCGCGCGCGCTGACGACGGCCGAGATCCGCGACGTGATCGAGCGCTTCGCGCACAGCGCCGGCACGCTGTGCGAGTGCGGCTTCGACGGCGTGCAGGTCCATGCCGCGCACGGCTACCTGATATCCGAGTTCCTCAATCCGCTGGCCAACCGGCGCGGGGACGAGTGGGGTGGTTCGCTGGAAAACCGCGCCCGGCTGCTGATCGAGATCGTGCGCGCCGTGCGCCGGCGCATCGGCGGTGGGCGCGTGCTGGCGGTCAAGCTCAACTCGTCGGACTTTCAGAAGGGCGGGTTTTCGTTTGCCGATTGCCTGCGGGTCGTCGGCTGGCTCGAGGACGAGGGCATCGACCTGCTCGAGATTTCCGGCGGCAACTACGAACAGCCGCGCATGATGGGCTTTTCAGGGCTCGAGCCGGTGTTCGAGGAGGACGTGCGCGAGAGCACGCGGGCGCGTGAAGCCTATTTCATGGGCTACGCCGAAGCCATCATCGGGCGCTCGAAGTTGCCGGTCATGGTCACTGGCGGCTTTCGCACCCGCCGCGCCATGACCGCGGCGCTGGAACAGGGGGTCGGTGTGATTGGCCTGGCCCGGCCCCTGTGCGTGTCGCCGGACGCACCCGGGCAACTGCTGTCCGGGTCGATCGATGATCTGCCGGCTCCGGAGAAGTCCTTCCGCCTGGGGCCTGGCTGGCTGGGACCCCGTTCACGCAGCGACCTGGTCAAGGCCGCCAACGGTTTCGCCGCCATGGCCTTTTTCTACCGCAACATCCTGCGCATGGCCGACGGTCGTCAGCCCCGGCGGCGCATGAACCTGTGGGCGGCACTGATTGCCCATCAGCTGCGCGAACGTGCCGATGCCAGAAGCCACCGTCTGAAGGTCGAACCGCAACAGGAGCGCGAGTCGCACTGA
- a CDS encoding tryptophan-rich sensory protein — protein MSGKRIAHRHSQALLALPVFFAISFAAAAGGILFPPGEWYQALERPPFAPPNWLFGPVWTLLYALIAVSGWLVWRRSGWGSRPIALWLLQMTLNALWTPLFFGLNWMGAAAIEMALLWLSILACVIVFRRVSRPAGWLMVPYLAWVGFAFVLNLGFWWLNHY, from the coding sequence ATGAGCGGCAAACGCATCGCCCATCGCCATTCGCAGGCACTGCTGGCCCTGCCGGTATTTTTTGCCATCAGTTTTGCGGCCGCGGCTGGCGGCATCCTGTTTCCGCCCGGCGAGTGGTACCAAGCGCTGGAACGGCCGCCGTTTGCTCCGCCCAACTGGCTGTTCGGGCCGGTCTGGACGCTGCTCTACGCCCTGATCGCCGTTTCCGGCTGGCTGGTCTGGCGTCGCTCGGGATGGGGTTCCCGGCCGATCGCGTTATGGCTTTTGCAGATGACGCTCAACGCCCTGTGGACACCGCTGTTTTTCGGGTTGAACTGGATGGGCGCGGCGGCTATCGAAATGGCACTGCTGTGGCTGTCGATTCTGGCCTGCGTGATCGTGTTCCGCCGTGTCTCACGCCCGGCCGGCTGGCTGATGGTGCCTTATCTGGCCTGGGTCGGCTTTGCCTTTGTGCTCAACCTGGGTTTCTGGTGGTTGAACCATTACTAA
- a CDS encoding glutamine--tRNA ligase/YqeY domain fusion protein codes for MSSSDQPAPPTNFIRNQIRREIEAGQCERVITRFPPEPNGFLHIGHAKSIVLNFSLAEEFGGYTNLRFDDTNPAREEQRYIDSIKEDVRWLGYEWEHECYASDYFETLYEYALHLIDNGLAYVDEQDADSIREQRGTLTEPGAESPCRDRPAAESRELFERMRDGEFGEGSCVLRAKIDMAAPNINLRDPVIYRIRNKAHPRTGTTWCIYPSYDFAHGQSDAIEHITHSLCTLEFEDHRPLYDWLIEHLPVPARPRQIEFARLNLDFTVLSKRRLTALVEEGHVNGWDDPRLPTIAGIRRRGFTPESIRSFCTEIGVTKSESIIPFGELERHLRDDLNVRAPRRMAVLRPLKLVLTNFPADETEWVETANHPQNPDMGTRKVPLTRKLWIEQDDFMEEAPKKFFRLKPGGEVRLRNAFIIRCDDVFKNEAGNVVELHCSFDPETRSGQPGAERKVKGTIHWVSAEHAITAEVRLYDRLFNIPHPAVDKQRDFTEHLNPDSLEVLDNARLEPDLEKAGPGEFFQFERLGYFVPDTDGTPDRPVFNRAVTLRDTWARLEKQLRQS; via the coding sequence ATGAGCAGTAGTGACCAGCCGGCCCCTCCGACCAACTTCATCCGCAACCAGATCCGCAGGGAGATCGAGGCCGGGCAGTGTGAGCGGGTGATCACGCGGTTCCCGCCCGAACCCAACGGCTTTCTGCACATCGGCCACGCCAAGTCGATTGTGCTTAATTTTTCCCTTGCCGAGGAATTTGGCGGCTATACCAATCTGCGCTTTGACGATACCAATCCCGCCCGCGAGGAACAGCGCTATATCGACTCGATCAAGGAAGATGTGCGCTGGCTGGGCTATGAGTGGGAGCACGAATGCTATGCCTCGGACTATTTCGAGACGCTCTATGAGTATGCCCTGCACTTGATCGATAACGGCCTGGCCTATGTCGATGAACAGGATGCCGACAGCATTCGCGAGCAGCGCGGAACCTTGACCGAGCCGGGCGCCGAAAGCCCCTGCCGCGACCGGCCCGCGGCCGAAAGCCGCGAACTGTTCGAGCGTATGCGCGACGGGGAGTTCGGGGAAGGCAGCTGCGTGCTGCGGGCAAAGATCGACATGGCCGCGCCCAATATCAATCTGCGCGACCCGGTGATTTATCGCATTCGCAACAAGGCGCATCCGCGCACTGGCACCACCTGGTGTATCTACCCCAGCTACGACTTCGCCCACGGCCAGAGCGATGCCATCGAACACATCACCCATTCGCTGTGCACGCTGGAGTTCGAGGATCATCGTCCGCTCTATGACTGGCTGATCGAGCATCTGCCGGTTCCGGCACGCCCCCGTCAGATCGAATTCGCCCGGCTGAATCTTGACTTTACCGTGCTGTCAAAGCGCCGGCTCACGGCATTGGTCGAGGAGGGCCATGTCAACGGCTGGGACGACCCGCGCCTGCCGACCATCGCCGGCATCCGCCGCCGCGGCTTCACGCCCGAGTCGATCCGCAGCTTCTGCACCGAGATCGGCGTGACCAAGTCCGAAAGCATCATCCCCTTCGGCGAGCTCGAGCGCCACCTGCGCGATGACCTCAACGTGCGAGCGCCGCGCCGCATGGCTGTTCTGCGTCCGCTCAAACTGGTGCTGACCAATTTTCCCGCCGATGAAACTGAATGGGTCGAGACGGCCAATCACCCACAGAATCCGGATATGGGTACGCGCAAGGTTCCACTGACACGCAAGCTGTGGATCGAGCAAGACGATTTCATGGAAGAGGCGCCGAAGAAGTTCTTCCGCCTCAAGCCCGGCGGCGAAGTCCGCCTGCGCAACGCCTTCATCATCCGGTGCGATGATGTCTTCAAGAATGAGGCCGGCAATGTGGTCGAACTGCACTGCAGCTTCGACCCCGAGACCCGCTCAGGCCAGCCCGGCGCCGAGCGCAAGGTCAAGGGCACCATCCACTGGGTATCGGCCGAACATGCGATCACCGCCGAGGTGCGCCTGTATGACCGCCTGTTCAACATCCCCCATCCGGCCGTCGACAAGCAGCGGGACTTCACCGAGCACCTCAACCCCGATTCGCTCGAGGTACTCGACAACGCCCGGCTGGAGCCGGACCTGGAGAAAGCCGGGCCCGGCGAGTTCTTCCAGTTCGAACGCCTCGGATACTTCGTGCCCGATACCGACGGCACACCGGATCGGCCGGTTTTCAACCGCGCCGTGACCCTGCGCGACACCTGGGCCCGGCTGGAAAAGCAGCTGCGACAGAGCTGA
- a CDS encoding dicarboxylate/amino acid:cation symporter, with protein MTEEHRFDHHKLSTRILAGLGLGLLVGLALNFTAGEVGWIQTWIIDGLFSVVGEIFVRFLSMLIVPIVFVSLVTGVASLADPASLGRVGGKAIGLYLITTGLAVILALSAGQVFQTGVGASPEGMAAPEISEAPPFKQVLIDLVPRNPVEAMAEGNMLPIIVFSILLGLAMSLAGRQGRRVGEFFSDLMDVVMKLVGIIMLIAPYGVFALIAGMAATTGWGTFYGVLKYVMLVMAILIVHAAVVYPALLKMFTGLSPLTFYRQFKDVMVFAFSTASSGATIPVNLRAVQERLGVSNRVSSFTIPLGATINMDGTAIMQGIAVGFIAQYYGVDLSLSQYLMVVFMVIMASIGAAGVPGVGLILLAGVLQQVGLPTEGIALILGVDRLLDMTRTAVNVTGDATVTCIVANSEGELDRDRFNSIRVQPVSSAPGG; from the coding sequence ATGACAGAAGAACACCGCTTCGACCACCACAAGCTGAGCACCCGAATCCTGGCCGGCCTGGGGCTGGGGCTGCTGGTGGGGCTGGCGCTGAATTTCACGGCTGGCGAGGTCGGGTGGATACAAACCTGGATCATCGACGGGCTGTTCAGCGTAGTCGGCGAGATTTTCGTGCGCTTCCTGAGCATGCTGATCGTACCCATCGTTTTTGTCTCGCTGGTCACCGGCGTGGCATCACTGGCAGACCCTGCCAGCCTGGGTCGGGTCGGAGGCAAGGCAATCGGGCTCTACCTCATCACGACCGGCCTTGCCGTCATTCTTGCGCTGTCTGCCGGGCAGGTGTTTCAGACCGGCGTTGGTGCCAGTCCCGAAGGCATGGCCGCACCCGAAATCTCCGAAGCGCCCCCTTTCAAGCAGGTGCTGATCGACCTGGTTCCGCGAAACCCGGTCGAGGCCATGGCCGAGGGCAACATGCTGCCGATCATCGTGTTCTCGATCCTTCTGGGGCTGGCCATGTCGTTGGCCGGTCGACAGGGCCGGCGCGTCGGTGAGTTTTTTTCGGACTTGATGGACGTGGTCATGAAGCTGGTCGGTATCATCATGCTGATCGCGCCGTATGGCGTGTTTGCATTGATTGCCGGCATGGCTGCCACCACGGGCTGGGGCACGTTCTACGGCGTGCTGAAGTACGTCATGCTGGTCATGGCAATATTGATCGTGCATGCCGCGGTCGTCTACCCCGCACTGCTGAAGATGTTTACCGGGCTGAGTCCATTGACCTTCTACCGCCAGTTCAAGGATGTCATGGTGTTTGCGTTTTCCACCGCGTCGTCCGGAGCGACCATCCCGGTCAACCTGCGCGCGGTTCAGGAACGCCTCGGCGTCAGCAACCGAGTCAGCTCTTTCACCATTCCGCTGGGCGCAACAATCAACATGGACGGTACCGCGATCATGCAGGGCATAGCCGTCGGGTTCATCGCGCAGTATTACGGCGTAGACTTGAGCCTGAGTCAGTATCTGATGGTGGTGTTCATGGTCATCATGGCTTCCATCGGCGCGGCTGGCGTGCCCGGAGTGGGGCTGATACTGCTGGCCGGCGTGCTGCAGCAGGTTGGCCTGCCGACGGAAGGAATTGCGCTGATACTCGGGGTTGATCGCCTGCTTGACATGACGCGCACGGCGGTCAACGTCACCGGCGATGCCACGGTAACCTGCATCGTGGCCAACAGCGAGGGTGAACTCGACCGCGATCGGTTTAATTCGATCCGTGTCCAGCCGGTGTCGTCGGCGCCTGGCGGCTGA
- a CDS encoding DUF3179 domain-containing protein, whose protein sequence is MRTVIFFWAVLVVAIATAGDERQRNAFDHDILAETFGYGPDTESLVDYEALYQGCPRRDCIPAIDDPVYVPATEADFMAPDTIILGIDYGGEQRAYPLPIMDHHEIVNDEVGGQPVAVTWCPLCGSGIVFDRVVDGETLSFGVSGLLHESDLVMYDRKTKSLWQQISGDAIMGPKMGTELKALPSTMTEWSTWREAHADTLVLTPAVMSVDYFEAQAYASYAESERLAFPVSRRDLTIHPKTVVYGFEFDEQSLAVMESSLDESGALEASVGDIQLRVERLEDGSVIATDQAGQRHEPIRLFWFAWYSFHPDTEKI, encoded by the coding sequence ATGCGAACTGTCATCTTTTTTTGGGCAGTACTGGTCGTTGCCATCGCCACAGCCGGGGACGAGCGACAACGCAATGCGTTCGACCACGACATCCTGGCCGAAACCTTCGGTTATGGGCCGGACACCGAAAGCCTGGTCGATTACGAAGCCCTTTATCAGGGCTGTCCCAGGCGAGACTGCATTCCGGCGATCGACGATCCGGTTTACGTCCCGGCGACGGAAGCAGACTTCATGGCGCCGGACACGATCATTCTCGGTATCGATTACGGCGGCGAGCAACGCGCCTATCCGCTGCCGATCATGGATCACCACGAAATTGTCAATGACGAAGTCGGCGGCCAGCCAGTCGCGGTTACGTGGTGCCCCCTGTGCGGCTCCGGGATCGTATTTGATCGGGTCGTTGACGGTGAAACCTTGTCATTCGGTGTTTCGGGCTTGCTACATGAATCTGACCTGGTCATGTACGACCGCAAGACCAAGTCGCTGTGGCAGCAGATCAGCGGAGACGCGATCATGGGCCCGAAAATGGGTACTGAGCTGAAAGCCCTGCCCAGCACGATGACCGAGTGGTCGACCTGGCGGGAAGCTCATGCCGACACGCTTGTGCTTACTCCTGCCGTGATGTCCGTCGACTATTTCGAAGCCCAAGCCTACGCGAGTTACGCCGAAAGTGAACGGCTCGCCTTTCCCGTTTCCCGGCGGGATCTGACGATTCATCCCAAGACAGTGGTCTACGGTTTCGAATTCGACGAGCAGTCGCTTGCAGTCATGGAGTCCTCTCTGGACGAATCGGGTGCGCTCGAGGCGTCAGTGGGGGATATTCAGCTGCGCGTCGAGCGCCTCGAGGACGGTTCGGTGATCGCCACGGATCAAGCCGGGCAACGGCATGAGCCGATTCGGCTGTTCTGGTTCGCGTGGTACAGCTTTCACCCGGACACGGAAAAAATCTGA
- a CDS encoding TlpA family protein disulfide reductase — translation MRSLTAALLLLASFGVQAQVPESFTLESLEGVSYTLPDEQHGVGIYLFWASWCPYCKALMPHIQSILDEYGDHITVYALNFRDRNDPAELIAENGYGFVVFPDAGDVAASWGVHGTPGLFIIDESRTVRLNLYDVIADNPPGYDALSHAQKAARRAPFWAARIRETLDEVIGSGR, via the coding sequence ATGCGCTCACTGACTGCAGCCTTGCTCCTGCTCGCCAGCTTCGGTGTGCAGGCACAGGTGCCCGAATCGTTCACGCTTGAAAGCCTGGAGGGTGTCTCCTATACCCTGCCCGACGAGCAACATGGCGTCGGCATCTATTTGTTCTGGGCCAGCTGGTGCCCTTACTGCAAGGCACTGATGCCCCATATCCAGAGCATCCTGGACGAGTACGGCGACCACATCACGGTCTATGCGCTGAATTTTCGCGATCGCAACGACCCCGCCGAACTGATTGCCGAAAACGGCTACGGCTTCGTGGTCTTTCCCGACGCCGGAGACGTCGCCGCATCCTGGGGCGTTCATGGCACGCCGGGCCTGTTCATCATCGACGAGTCCAGGACTGTGCGATTGAACCTGTATGATGTGATCGCCGACAACCCGCCTGGCTACGACGCGCTCAGTCACGCCCAGAAGGCCGCACGCCGCGCTCCCTTCTGGGCCGCGCGAATCCGGGAAACGCTTGACGAGGTGATCGGGTCGGGCCGCTGA